The Brassica napus cultivar Da-Ae chromosome C7, Da-Ae, whole genome shotgun sequence genome has a segment encoding these proteins:
- the LOC125590317 gene encoding uncharacterized protein LOC125590317: MFSWKGLGFIASSAGKPVKLHPETELCSNFEEAKVFINVDMTKELPTLYQFKSKKGINAAVEFSYPCLPKKCSFCSKWGHPGKECTKTRAKESTVSGDQSVGSPVKNTTRTISQTEEVGATESKENEIAIMKELKEKEIVNVQESEVEKDIETEAVSYAEVNVVISPTAEESNWNQVSPGKVGTISGNKQNQTVISPSHFQLLADDEQIDNPEEDEEQNDIDQGSTVLVMDEVEKGEILSSEGIAGGGGS; the protein is encoded by the coding sequence ATGTTTTCTTGGAAGGGGCTTGGTTTCATTGCTAGCTCCGCGGGAAAACCGGTTAAGCTTCACCCAGAAACTGAGTTGTGCTCAAATTTCGAGGAGGCAAAGGTGTTTATAAATGTAGACATGACAAAAGAACTACCAACGCTATATCAGTTTAAGTCAAAGAAAGGCATTAATGCAGCAGTGGAATTTTCATATCCATGTTTGCCTAAAAAATGTTCTTTCTGTTCCAAATGGGGTCACCCGGGCAAGGAGTGCACTAAGACAAGAGCTAAGGAATCAACAGTTTCGGGAGATCAGTCTGTGGGAAGTCCTGTGAAGAACACCACAAGAACGATCTCACAAACAGAAGAAGTTGGTGCCACTGAGTCGAAGGAGAACGAGATTGCAATTATGAAGGAATTGAAGGAGAAAGAGATTGTAAATGTGCAAGAGTCAGAAGTGGAGAAAGACATAGAAACAGAGGCAGTCTCATATGCAGAGGTTAATGTCGTGATCTCGCCGACTGCAGAGGAATCAAACTGGAACCAAGTATCCCCAGGAAAAGTGGGAACAATTTCTGGAAATAAGCAGAATCAGACAGTTATTTCTCCATCACACTTTCAACTTCTGGCTGACGACGAACAGATAGATAACCCTGAAGAGGATGAAGAGCAGAATGATATCGATCAGGGTAGTACGGTTCTGGTGATGGATGAAGTTGAGAAAGGAGAAATACTCAGCAGCGAAGGAATTGCTGGGGGAGGGGGCAGTTAG